The genomic stretch CAGCGGCCTCCTCATAGCCCGTCGTTCCGTTTATTTGCCCGGCGGTAAACAATCCGGAGGCTACTTTGGTTTCAAGGCTTGGCAGTAGTTGGTCGGGATAGAGAAAATCATACATTACTGCGTAGCCGGGCCGCATAATCTGCGCGTTCTCGAGCCCCGGCGTTGCGTTGATTATTCTCTGTTGGATTTCCACCGGCAAACTCGTGGTTAATCCCTGTAAATACATCTCGCTCGTGTGCCAGCCTTCGGGTTCAATAAAGACTGGATGGCTCTCCTTCTCAGGAAAATTGATAATTTTCCGGTCGATCGACGGGCAGTTTCGCGGCCCGTGGCCGGTAACGGTGCCGGTTTTAATCGGCGATAAGTGTAGGTTATTCTTTACCGCATCGTGTGTATTCTTATTGGTGTACGTTAAAAAGCAGGGGATTTGCTCGCGTGTAGTCACCTCTACATCAAATGAAAACGCGAGAGGCTCGGGGTCGCCGGGCTGCGGCGTGAGTTTTTTAAAATCTATCGTTCGCTTGTCTACGCGAGGCGGTGTCGCTGTCTGAAACCGCCCGATCACAAGCCCGGTATCCTGGAGGCTTGCGGTGAGCTCATTTGCCGGAAGCTCACCCATCCGGCCGGCTGCACGTATTATGTCGCCGATTACAATTTGGCCGCGTAAAAACGTCCCGGCTGCGACCACCGCGGCCTTACAGTCAAACACAACACCGCTTGTGAGGCGCACACCGGTCACTTCGCCGCGCTGCACAATGATCTCCGACACGGTGCCCTGTAGGATGTGTAGATTCGGCTGCGACCACAATACCGCTTTCATGCCGGTTTCATAAAGTTTTTTATCCGTCTGCACACGCAACGCCTGAACAGCCGGTCCT from Candidatus Aquicultor sp. encodes the following:
- the mnmG gene encoding tRNA uridine-5-carboxymethylaminomethyl(34) synthesis enzyme MnmG, producing the protein MIHDSFDVVVIGAGHAGCEAALAAARMGAATLLVTISLDKIALMPCNPAVGGIGKGQIVREIDALGGEMGRVTDHAAIQLKVLNRRKGPAVQALRVQTDKKLYETGMKAVLWSQPNLHILQGTVSEIIVQRGEVTGVRLTSGVVFDCKAAVVAAGTFLRGQIVIGDIIRAAGRMGELPANELTASLQDTGLVIGRFQTATPPRVDKRTIDFKKLTPQPGDPEPLAFSFDVEVTTREQIPCFLTYTNKNTHDAVKNNLHLSPIKTGTVTGHGPRNCPSIDRKIINFPEKESHPVFIEPEGWHTSEMYLQGLTTSLPVEIQQRIINATPGLENAQIMRPGYAVMYDFLYPDQLLPSLETKVASGLFTAGQINGTTGYEEAAAQGLIAGINAVRKVRSEEPFILDRSQAYIGVLIDDLVTKGV